The window CCGATCGACGGCACGCTGATCGCCGCCGCGGACCTCGTGACGCGGCCCGACGTCGCGGGCCTCAACGCAAAGGACGTCACCCCCGGCGCGCGCTGACAGCCGCCGTGTGGGGACGCAATCCCGCCACGAACGACCCGCCGAGGCGCGACAATGCGCGGCCCGGCGGCCCCAATGTTTCCCCAACCTTTCCCCGGTTTCGCACGACCCGCGCCACGCCAGCCGCGCAGCCTTCTCCGCGACCCCACCGCGAAGGAGAGGATCATGCGCCATATCTATACCGCCCGGCCCCGCCGCCGCCTGCTGGACCGTCTCGCCCTCTGGTCGGCCGTCATTCTCGGCACGACCGTCACCGTCGACCTCCTGGTCTACAAGGACATCGCCGGGTTCGACCGCGGCAGCATCGACAACGTCGTGCAGACCTCCGCCGCCGCCGAGTGACGCCGCCCCCGCGGCTTGACAGCCGCGCGCCGCGCGCGTAGCCCGCGCCCCACATCCGGATGCTCCATGCTTCCGGTCCCGGCACCACGTTCGGGATCGCCCTCCGTCAGCGCGTCGCGCCCACGGGGGCGTTTGTGCATTCGCCTGCGCGCTCCCACATCGGGATCACGCAACATGGGAAAGGGACGCGAGATGTTCGAGAGCCTGTCAGACCGCCTGGGCGGCGTCTTCGACCGCCTGACGAAGCAGGGCGCCCTTTCCGAGGACGACGTCCGCACCGCGATGCGCGAGGTTCGCGTGGCCCTGCTGGAGGCAGATGTCTCGCTCTCGGTGGCCCGCGACTTCGTCAAGCGCGTCACCCAGAAGGCCACCGGCGCCGCCGTCACCAAGTCGATCACGCCGGGCCAGCAGGTCATCAAGATCGTCCATGACGAGCTGCGCGCCGTCCTCGCGGGCGACGAGGGCATCCCGCCTCTCAAGATCGACAACCCGCCCGCGCCGATCCTGATGGTCGGCCTTCAGGGCTCGGGCAAGACGACGACGACGGGCAAGCTGGCCAAGCGCCTGAAGGATCGCGAGGGCAAGCGGGTGCTGATGGCCTCGCTCGACGTGAACCGCCCTGCCGCGATGGAACAGCTCCAGATCCTCGGCGCGCAGATCGGGGTCGACACGCTGCCGATCGTTGCGGGGCAGAGCCCCGTCGACATTGCCAAGCGCGCCAAGACGCAGGCCTCGCTCGGCGGCTACGACGTCTACATGCTCGATACCGCGGGCCGATTGCAGATCGACCAGGTGCTGATGGACGAGGTGGCGCAGGTCCATGCCGCCGTCTCCCCGCGCGAGACGCTGCTGGTGGTCGACGGCCTGACCGGCCAGGTCGCCGTCGAAGTGGCCGAGGAATTCGACGCCAAGGTCGGCGTGACCGGCGTCGTGCTGACGCGGATGGATGGCGACGGGCGCGGCGGCGCCGCCCTGTCCATGCGCGCCGTGACCGGCAAGCCGATCCGCTTCGTCGGCCTGGGCGAGAAGATGGACGCGCTCGAGACCTTCGAGCCCGACCGCATCGCGGGCCGCATCCTCGGGATGGGCGACATCGTCGCGCTGGTCGAGAAGGCCCAGGAGGTCGCGGACGTCGAGGCCCAGGAGCGCATGATGAAGCGCTTCCAGAAGGGTCTGTTCAACATGAACGACCTGAAGGGTCAGCTGATCCAGATGCAGAAGATGGGCGGCATGGAAGGCCTGATGGGCATGATGCCGGGCATGGGCAAGATGGCCAAGCAGATGGACAAGGCCGGGCTCGACGACAGCATCCTCAAGCGCCAGATGGCGCTGATCGATTCCATGACCAAGAAGGAGCGCGCCAACCCCGCCCTCCTGCAGGCCAGCCGCAAGAAGCGGATCGCCAAGGGTGCGGGCCTCGAGGTCAGCGAACTGAACCAGCTGCTCAAGATGCACCGCCAGATGGCGGACATGATGAAGAAGATGGGCAAGGGCGGCATGCTCAAGAAGGCCATGGGCATGATGACCGGCAAGGGCGGCGGCATGCCCGATCCCAGTCAGATGGACCCCGCCGCGCTCGAGGCTGCATCCAAGCAGCTCGGCCAGATGGGCGGCATGGGCCGGATGCCCGGCATGCCCGGCGGCGTGACGCTGCCCGCGGGCCTCGGGGGCATGAAGAAGAAGTGACCGGTCCCGCCTTCCACGACCTGAACGCCATCGCCCCGCTCGAGACCGAGCGGCTGGAGTTGCGCGTGCCCGTGGAAGCCGACTGGCCCGCCCATCTCGCCTTCGGCCTGTCGGACCGGATGCGCTTCACCGGCGGCCCGACGGATCGCTGGGGCGCGTGGCGCTCGTTCACGTCGATGCTCGGCCATTGGTTGCTGCGCGGCTATGGCTTCTGGCAGGTGCTGGAAAAACGAACCGGCACGCGCGTCGGCAAGGTCGGCGTGCTCTTCCACGATAGCTGGCCCGAGCCGGAGCTGGCATGGCACCTCTATGATGGCGCCACGGGGAAGGGCTACGCGACCGAAGCCGCCCGTGCCGCACGGGCAGATGCGTGGAACCGGCTGGGCCTCGGCCCGCTGATGAGCCCGATCGACCCCGAGAACCACGCCTCGCGTGCCGTGGCCGAGCGGCTGGGCGCGCGGCTGGAGGGCACCGATGCCCTTCTCGGAGAGACGGCCGAGATCTGGCGCCATCCCGCCCCGGAGGCCGCCGCATGATCACCTGCACCGTCCGCTACGAGCTCGACCCCGATCAGCTCGAGGCCTTCGAGGCCTATGCGAAGTTCTGGCTCCACAAGATCCCCGAGATGGGCGGCACCCATCACGGCTACCACATGCCGTTCGAGGGTCCGAACGACATCGCCTATTGCCACTTCTCTTTCCCGTCGCTGGCGGCCTACGAGGATTACCGCGACCGGATGCGCGCCGATCCCGAATGCCAGCGCGCCTATGCCCATGCGCAGGCGACGAGATGCATCCGCCGCTACGACCGCAGCTTCACGCGCCCCCTGATGGACGGCGCCTCGGCCGACGAGCTGGGGCTGTGACCGACACCGTGCTGCATATCCCGACGCTCGTGACCGAGCGCCTGACCCTCCGTGCGCCGCGCGCGGCGGATATGGACGCCTATGCCGCCTTTCGCGCCAGCGACCAGATGCGCCATCTCGACGGCCCCGCCAGCCGCGCGGCGGCGTGGGAGCATCTTGCCGGGGTCGCGGGCCAGTGGCTCCTTCGCGGCTACGGGCGCTGGATCGTGACGATGACCGGCGACGACGCGCCGCTGGGCGTGGTCGGCATCTACCACCCCGAGGACTGGCCAGAACCCGAGATCGGGTGGTCCGTGACCGCCGCCGCTGAAGGCCGGGGCATCGCGCGCGAAGCGGCGCTGGCGACCCGCGAGTATGCCTACCGCGTGCTGGGCTGGACCACGATCGCGAGCTTCATCGCCGCCGGGAACACCCGGTCCGAGGCCTTGGCGCAGCGCCTCGACTGCACCCCGGACGGCGTGTTCCCGCATGCGGAATACGGCGACATGACCATCTGGCGGCATCCCGCCCCTGAGGTCGCGGCATGATCGCGCCCGTCACCATACCCGTCGTCCCTGCCGCCGCGCGCACGGCGGCGGCGCTGGAGGCTGTCGTGCCCGTCCTGCGCACGAGCCGCACGGTGCTGCGCGCGCCGCGGCTGGGCGATTACGACGCGCTTCATTCGATCACCGGCAGCGCGCGCGGCGTCTTCGAGGGCGGTCCCTCGACCGAGGTCGAGAGCTGGGCCGATTTCTGCGGCATGACCGCGACCTGGCTGCTGCGCGGGCACGGGATGTGGACGGTCGAGACCCGCGCGGGCGCGGTTGCGGGCTTCGTCCTCATCGGGACCGAGCCGGGCGATGCCGAGCACGAGCTGGGCTGGCTGATGACCGATGCGTTCGAGGGCCGCGGCCTTGCGACCGAAGCCGCCCTTGCCGCGCGCGATCATGCCTGGGGCGCGCTTCGCCTGCCCTCGCTCGTCAGCTACATCGCGCCGGGCAACACCCGCTCCGAAGCCGTCGCGCGCCGCCTCGGGGCCGCGCCCGACGGCACGATGCTGGACGGTCAGATCAATGTCTGGCGCCACCCCCGGCCCGAGGGTGCGGCATGATCCCGACGCTCTCGACCGAGCGCCTGACGCTGCGCGCGCCCGAGCTGGGCGACCACCCGGCCTGTGCCGCGTTCTATGCGACCGAGCGGTCGCATATCGTCGGCGGCCCGCTCGACGAGGTCGGCGCGTGGAAGATCCTGACGAACGATGTGGGCCATTGGCATCTGCGCGGCTACGGCTGGTGGGCGATCGACGCATCGAAGGATGGCGGCGACGCCTGCGTCGGATCCTGCGGCTTCCACCTGCCCGCCGGGCGCCCCGACGTGGAACTGGGCTGGTCGCTCTATTCGGGCACCGGGCGGGGCTACGCCACCGAGGCCGCGCGGGCCGCACTCGACTGGGCCCGTCGGACCGGACATGCCGCCCGTTGGGGCCGCATCGTCAGCCATATCGACCGGGACAACACGGCGTCGCAGCGCGTCGCCACCCGCCTCGGCGCCATCGATACGGGCGAACCCGCGGCCCACGACACGGCCTGCACGATCTGGGAGCACGCGACATGAACGCCGCCATCCCCGTGCTGACCACCCGTCGCCTCGAACTCCGCGCGCCCGAGCCGCAGGACTACCCCGACTTCAAGGCGACCTTCTCGTCCTATCGGTCGCGGTTCATGGGCGGCCCGCTCAACCCGTACGAAGCATGGATGCTCTATGCCGCCGAGATCGGCCATTGGCAGATACGCGGCTTCGGCATGTGGATGATCCACGCGCGGGACGACGACCGCACCCTCGGGATGGCGGGCGGCTGGCAACCCGCCGGCTGGCCCGAGCGCGAACTGGCCTGGATCATCTGGCCGCAGGCGTCGGGCAACGGCTTCGCGCTGGAGGCCACGGATGCGGTCCGCCGCCATCTCTACGGCGCGGGCTGGACCGGAGCGGTCAGCTATGTCGACCCGAAGAACCTCGACTCGATCCGGCTCTGCGAACGGCTGGGCGCGTGGCGCGACGACGACGCGACCACGATCGACGGCAACGATGTCGTCTATCGCCACCCCGCGTCCGCGGCCCTCGCGGACACGCGCCTCTCCTGGGCCATCGCCCGCGAGATCGAGCATTACGCCGATCCGCGCCTCACCCCCGAGGGGATGCCCGTTGACTGATCGCCCCACCCCCGAGGAGGCCCCGATGACCGATGCCGCCACCCGCGCCGCCGCCCTTCTGGGCGAGCATCGCGCCTCGATCGACCGCCTCGACGCGGTCCTCGTCTACACGCTCGCCGAACGCTTCGCCCACACCCAGGCGGTGGGGCGGCTCAAGGCCAAACACGATTTGCCCCCGTCCGACCCGGACCGGGAGGCCACCCAGATCGCCAGGCTTGAAGCCATGGCGGTGGAGGCCGGGCTGGATCCCGGCTTCGCCAAGAAATTCCTCGGGTTCATCATCGAGGAAGTCATCCGACATCATCGGCAACATCAATCCTGATACACTGACCAAAGGACTAAACTTATGGCCATGAAGATCCGACTCGCCCGCGGCGGCTCCAAGAAGCGCCCGCATTATTCCATCGTCGCCGCCGACAGCCGCATGGCCCGCGACGGCCGCTTCATCGAGAAGCTGGGCACCTACAACCCGCTCCTGCCCAAGGACAGCGAGGAGCGCGTAAAGATGAACATGGAGCGTGTGCAGTACTGGCTCGGCGAGGGCGCCCAGCCCACCGACCGCGTCGCGCGCTTCCTCGAGGCCGCAGACGTGCAGCCCAAGAAGGTCCGCGCCAACATGAAGAAGGCCGAGCCGGGCAAGAAGGCCGTCGAGCGCGCGAAGGAGAAGACGGACAAGGCCGCCGCCGCCGTCGCAGCCGCCGCCGAGGCCGCCGCCTCGACGGCTGCCGAAGCCGCCGACACCGCGACCGACGCGGCAGCTGACGCCGCCGGGACCGCGACCGATGTGGCCGCCGCCGCCGCCGGTGCCGTGGCCGGGGCCGCCGCGTCGGCCGTCGAAGCCGTGGTCGATGCCGCGGCCGGTGCCGTCGAGGCCGTAACCGGCAACGACGACGACAAGAAGACCGAAGAGTGATCTTCGCCGGGGGCGGTTCCGATACCGCCCCCGAGATCCCGCCCCGTCACCAGATCGAAGGCCGCCACGATGAAGGATCACGTCTGTCTCGGGGCCGTCATGGGCAGCTATGGCGTACGCGGCGAAGTCCGCCTCAAGAGCTTTTGCGCCGACCCCTCGGCAGTCGGCGACTACGGCCCGCTCGCCGCGGATAACGGCACCGCCTATGCCGTCACCGTGTTGCGCCCGATCAAGGGCGGCTACGCCGTCCGCTTGTCGGGCGTCCCCCACAAGGAGGCCGCGGACGCCCTCAAGGGCCAGCGTCTCTGGGCGCCGCGCGACGCGCTGCCCGCCCTCCCCGATGACGAGTTCTACCATTCCGACCTGATCGGCCTCGTGGCCGTCGACACGGGTGGCGCCGATCTCGGACGGGTCCACGCGGTTCACGATCACGGCGCGGGCGACCTGCTGGAGGTTCGGCCCGCCGGGGGCGCGTCGGTGCTCGTGCCCTTCACCCAGGCGATCGTGCCGACCGTCGACCTCACGGCACGGCGGATCGTCATCGACCCGCCGCCGGGTCTCTTCGACGACGGCGCGGACGACGCGCCATCCGAATGACAGATCCCGCCCGCTCCCACGGCTCGAAGTCGATCCGCGCTTCGGCGGCGCCCCGCGACCTGATGGCCCCGGCGCCCCGCCCGGGCGCTTGGGCTGCGTCGGTCGTCACGCTGTTCCCCGAGGCGTTTCCCGGCGTGCTCGGTCACTCGCTCACGGGCACGGCACTGAAGGACGGGCTCTGGTCGCTCGACGTGACCGACCTGCGCCGCTTCGGCGAGGGGCGGCACCGCAAGGTCGATGACCGGCCCGCAGGCGGGGGGGCCGGGCTCGTGCTCAGACCCGATATCGTCGGCGCGGCGCTCGAGGCGGCGCGAGGGCCGGGACCGATGATCTATCTCAGCCCGAGGGGCCGCCCCTTCGACCAGGCCCGCGCCAGGCATCTCGCGGCCGGGCCGGGCGTCACCCTTCTCTGCGGGCGGTTCGAGGGTGTCGATCAGCGGGTGCTGGACGAATACGAGATGGAGGAGGTCAGCCTCGGCGATTTCGTCCTGACCGGCGGCGAGATCGCGGCTCAGGCGCTGCTCGACGCAACGATCCGCCTTCTGCCCGGCGTCATCGGCAATCAAGCCTCGACCGAAGAGGAGAGCTTCTCCGACGGTCTTCTCGAACACCCGCACTTCACCAAGCCCGCCGACTGGCAGGGCCGCACGATTCCGGCGGTCCTGACCTCGGGCGATCATGCCAAGGTCGCGGCCTGGCGGCGCGACCAGTCCGAGGCCCTGACCCGTACGCGGCGCCCGGGTCTTTGGGCGCGATACCTGGACACCAAACGTTAACCATCGCGCGCCGCTTCGATGTTCCGAAAATATGCCGGGGTCCGGGGCAGCGCCCCGGCCCTCTCCACTTGCGCCGCGCCGCCGCGCGATATACGACGCCGCATCACGTATCGCCCCGGTCCGCCGGGACGCTCTGCGTGGCCGCAAAGAACAGCCGTCCGGACCCAACCGGACAGGACATCATCCGGGGGCAAACCCCGTCGCAACCATAGGAGGGTCCGATGGACCTGATCGCTCAGATCGAGGCGGAGCATATCGCCGCTCTCGACAAGACCATTCCCGATTTCAAGGCCGGCGACACCATTCGCGTCGGCTTCAAGGTGACCGAGGGCACGCGCACGCGGGTCCAGAACTACGAAGGCGTCTGCATCAGCCGCAAGAACGGCTCGGGCATCGCCGGTGCGTTCACCGTCCGCAAGATCAGCTTCGGCGAAGGCGTCGAGCGGGTCTTCCCGCTGCATTCCACGAATATCGATTCGATCGAGGTCGTGCGCCGGGGCCGCGTTCGCCGCTCCAAGCTCTATTACCTGCGCTCGCGCCGCGGCAAGTCGGCCCGGATCGCCGAACAGACCAACTACCGTGCCCCGAAGGCCAAGGAGACCGTGTGATGAAAAAGGACCTGCACCCCGAATACCACACGATCAACGTCAAGCTGGTCGACGGCACCGTGGTCGAGATGCGCTCGACCTGGGGCGAAGAGGGCTCGCAGCTCTCTCTCGATATCGACCCCTCGGTGCACCCGGCCTGGACCGGCGGTACCTCGCGGCTGATGGACACCGGCGGCCGCGTGTCGAAGTTCAAGAACAAGTATGCCGGCCTCGGCTTCTGAGCCCGCCGCATATCTCGATGCGAACGCCGCCCCCCGGGGCGGCGTTCGTCGTTTCGGGCCCCACCGGCCGCGATCCGACGGAAATAAGGGTGAACGCGCGCGCGGACGCTTAACCTTCGGCCAGCCGCGCCCTATGGTCCGGCCGGGGAACGTGTGGGGGCACGCGCATGGCGCATATCATCGTCTTCGGAAACGAGAAGGGCGGGTCGGGCAAGTCCACGACCTGCATGCACACCGCCACCGCGCTGGCGCGGTCGGGCGCACGGGTCGGGACGCTCGATCTCGACCTGCGGCAGCAGACCTTCACGCGCTATCTCGAGAACCGGCTGGAATACGGCAAGCGGCACGGGGTCGAACTGCCGACGCCGATGGTTTCGGGCCTGCCGAAAGTGGATCGCGACGCCCTCCGCGAGGGTGAGAACCCGTTCGACAAGTCGCTCAGCCTTGCCGTGGCCGAGCTGGAAAAGACCTGCGACTTCATCGTGATCGACTGCCCCGGCTCGCATACGCGGCTGAGCCAGGTGGCGCACAGTCTCGCCGATACGCTGGTCACGCCGCTCAATGACAGTTTCGTCGATTTCGACCTTCTGGCGAAGATCGACCCGGATTCGGGAAAGATCCTCGGGCCGTCGGTCTATTCCGAGATGGTGTGGCACGCGCGGCAGCTGCGGGCGAAGGCGGGGCTTCAGCCGATCGACTGGATCGTGCTGCGAAACCGCCTTGGGGCGCAGGAGATGCACAACAAGCGCAAGATGGGCCAGGCGCTTGAGGACCTGTCGAAGCGGATCGGCTTCCGCGTGGCCCCAGGCTTCACCGAGCGGGTGATCTTCCGCGAGCTCTTCCCGCGCGGCATGACGCTGCTCGATCTCAAGGATATCGGGATCGCCAACCTCAACCTCTCGAACGTCGCCGCCCGGCAGGAACTGCGCGACCTGATCAAGGCGCTGAACCTGCCGGCGGTCGAACTGGCGTTCTGAGGGCCCGCGCCCTCAGTAGTAGCGCAGGGCCTTCGTCTTTCCGCGGAAGATCCAGTAGGCGAGAATCGTGTAGGCGAAGATCGTCGGCATCACGACCGCCGCCCCGATCAGGATGATCGCCAGCGCATCCGGCGAGGACGCGGCCTCCCAGATGGTGAGCTGTTCGGGCACGACATACGGGTAGAAGCTGTAGGCCAGCCCGAGGAAAGCCAGCGTGAAGAGCGCCAACGCGGTCACGAAGGGCACCCAGGCCCAGCGGTCGTTCTCGCCCGGCAGGTGGTGGAAGGATCGCCAGAGCAGCCACAGCCCCGCCAGAGACAGGATCGGCAGCGGCGAGAGATAGAGCATCGACGGCAGCGAGAACCACTTCTCCCAGATGCGGTCCGATACGAGCGGCGACGCGAGCGAGATCGCCCCGATTCCGACCACGAGCCCCCAGATGCAGTTCTTGGCCCAGCGGATCGCGTTGACCTGCAACTCGGCCTCGCCCTTGAGGATCAGCCAGGTCGCGCCGATGAACGCATAGCCCACGGTCAGCGCCAGCGCGCAGAGCGTCGCAAAGAGGAACGTCCCCCAGGTCAGGTCGAGGCCCATGACGTAGAGGCCCAGCATGAAGCCCTGCGCCAGCGTCGCCATGAGCGAGCCGGAGAAGAAGAGCGCGTTCCAGAGACCCTTGTACTTGGCGCGCGCCTTCACGCGAAACTCGAAGCTGACGCCCCGGAGGATCAGCCCGACCAGCAGGATGAAGACCGGGAGGTAGAGGGTCGTCAGGATCAGGCCATGCGCCGCCGGGAAGGCCACGAGGAGGAGGCCGACGGCGAGGACGAGCCAGGTCTCGTTGGCGTCCCAGAAGGGCCCGATCGAGGCGACCATCATGTCCTTCTGCGCGTCGTCATCCGCCAGCGGCGTCAGGATGCCCACGCCCAGGTCGTAGCCGTCGAGCACGACGTAGAGCAGGATCGAGAACCCCATCAGGCCCGCGAAGACGAAGGGCAGCCAGATGTCGGGCGCGTATCCGAAAAGCTCCATACCCGTCACTCCGCCGGGGCCATGCCGCGATCCTCGCGGGTGATGGCGTCGACAACCGCCTCGCCCGAAGCCGGGGTCATGGATTCAAGCGGCTCGTCATGGGCGGCCTTGACCGCAAGATAGGCGATCACGCCGACATAGGCGAAGAGGAGCGCCGCGTAGATCACGAGGTAGCCGATCAGGGTCGAGAGGACCATTCCGGCGGGCACCTGCGCCACCGCCTCGGCCGTTGTCATTACGCCGTTCACCAGCCACGGCTGGCGCCCGATCTCGGTCGTGTACCACCCGGCCAGCGTCGCGACCCAGCCCGAGAAGGCCATCGGAACCAGCGCCCAAAGCAGCGGCTTGGGCAGGTGCCGGACGAGGAAGCGGCGGTCCGTCCCGGTCTCGGCGCAGGGCTTCCGCCGCCAGAGGAAGGCGAGCGATCCCCACGAGATCAGGAGCATGGCCATGCCGGTTCCGACCATCGTGCGGAACGACCAGAACACCTTGTCGACCGGCGGGTGCAGGATGGTCCCGTCCTCGGCCACGAATTCATCCAGCGCGGGGATCGCGCCATCGGCCGAATGGGTCAGGATGATCGACGCCATGTTCGGGATCGCGATTTCGAGATCGTTTTCGCGCGTCTCGGAGTTGGGCAACGCGAAGAGCACGAGAGGCGTGTTGCCGTCGGTGTCGGACCAGTTGCCCTCCATCGCGGCGACCTTGGCCGGCTGGTATTCCATGGTGTTGAGACCGTGCAGGTCGCCCATGAAGATCTGGAGCGGGATCAGAAGCGCGCCGAAGGTGATGCCGACACGGATCTGGATGCGCACCGTCTCTTTCCGGTCGCCGCGGATGTAGCGGAAGGCCGCGACGCCCGCGATCACGAAGGCCACCGTCAAACCGCTCGCCAGCAGCATATGCGCCAGCCGGTAGGGCATGGACGGATTGAAGACGATCGCCCACCAGTCGGTCGCGTGGGCCACGCCGTCGATCATCTCGAAACCCTGGGGCGTGTGCATCCAGGAGTTCAGGACGATGATCCAGAAGGTCGACATGGTCGTGCCGAATGCCACGAGGAAGGTCGCCAGCGTGTGCAGCCAGCCCGGCACGCGGGAGAAGCCGAAGAGCATGATCCCGATGAACACCGCCTCGAGGAAGAAGGCCGTCATCACCTCATAGGCCAGAAGCGGCCCGGCGATATTGCCGACCTTTTCCATGAAGCCCGGCCAGTTGGTGCCGAACTGGAACGACATGGTGATGCCCGAGACGACCCCCATCGCGAAGCTGAGTGCGAAGACCTTCACCCAGAAGCGGTAGGCCTCCATCCACTTGAGATCGCCCGTCCACTGGAAGCGCAGCTTGAAGAACAGCAGGAACCAGCCCAGCGCGATCGTGATCGTCGGGAACAGGATGTGGAACGAGATATTGGCCGCGAACTGGATGCGGCTGAGGATGAGGGTGTCCATCATGCCGTTTTTCTCCGGAAGGGGTTGAGATTGGGTGCACGCTCGAGAAGGCCGCCCAGGCGGCGGCCCATCGTCATGAGCTGGACGAGGCGCTCGGTCTCAAGGCGCTCCATCTCGTCGTGGAAGGTGGTCATCATCTCGATCAACTCGCGCAGCTCGGCGATCCGCGCTTCTGCGTAGGGGTCACCCTGCGGGCCGGCCATCTCGAGCTCGCGCAGCTTGGTCAGCGTCGGGTCGATCTCGCGCTTGCGGCGCTGTGCCACGAGCGTGCGCACGATCTCCCAGAGGTCGTCGGGCGTGGTGAAGTAATCGCGCCGGTCGCCCTGGACATGGCGAAGCCGGACGAGATCCCAAGACTGCAACTCCTTCAGGCCCATCGACACGTTCGAGCGGCTGACGCCCAGACCATCGGTGATCTGCTCGGCATTGAGCGCGGTCTCGGAGATGAAGAGGAGCGCGTAGATCTGCCCGACCGTGCGCGCAATTCCCCACCGGCTGCCCATTTCGCCGAAATGCAGGATGAAGTCGCGTTGGAGCGGTGTCAGGGCCATCGGATCGCCGTTTCAGAAATTTCTGAAATGCATGTAAACCGCGCTCCGATGGCGGCTAGGGGGTGTGACAATCTATCCCCGCCGGGCCGGATCCCCCATCCGCCGCTCCAGCCGCCGGAGCCCGAGCGACAAGACGATCGTCATCGTGAGGTAAAGCAGAGCCACGACGTTATACGTCTCGAAATACCGAAAGTTCCCCGCCGCCGTCAGCTTGCCGAGCTGCGCGATGTCCATCACGCCAACGACGCTGACTAGCGAGGAATCCTTGACCATGGCGACGAAATCGTTGCCCAGCGGCGGCAGGATCGTGCGGATCGCCTGCGGCATGACGATGTGGCGGAACCGGTGCCATCGCTTGAGCCCCAGCGCCTTGGCGGCCTCGATCTGACCTGGGTCGATGGATTGCAGACCGGCGCGGAAGACCTCGGCGATGAAGGCCGAATAGGCGATCACGAGGGCAAGGACCGCGCGCCAGAGAAGCGGGAAGTCCCGTGTCCGCGCCTCCGGCAGGCCGATCCAGTTCCATAACGCCACGAGGCCGGGTGCGAGCACGAAGGCCACGTAGAGCAGCAGCACAAGGATCGGGATTCCGCGCACGATCTCGACATAGAACCGCGCGACCTGTCGGACGATCACGCTGCCCGAGAGCGACATGAGCGCGAGGCCGAGGCCCACGAGCGAGGCGGCCGTGAAGCCGGACGCGGTGACGAGGATCGTGATCCAGACGCCCCGCCGCAGGGTCGACAGCACCTGCCGCGTGCCGTCGTCGG is drawn from uncultured Jannaschia sp. and contains these coding sequences:
- the rpmE gene encoding 50S ribosomal protein L31, whose product is MKKDLHPEYHTINVKLVDGTVVEMRSTWGEEGSQLSLDIDPSVHPAWTGGTSRLMDTGGRVSKFKNKYAGLGF
- a CDS encoding division plane positioning ATPase MipZ, which codes for MAHIIVFGNEKGGSGKSTTCMHTATALARSGARVGTLDLDLRQQTFTRYLENRLEYGKRHGVELPTPMVSGLPKVDRDALREGENPFDKSLSLAVAELEKTCDFIVIDCPGSHTRLSQVAHSLADTLVTPLNDSFVDFDLLAKIDPDSGKILGPSVYSEMVWHARQLRAKAGLQPIDWIVLRNRLGAQEMHNKRKMGQALEDLSKRIGFRVAPGFTERVIFRELFPRGMTLLDLKDIGIANLNLSNVAARQELRDLIKALNLPAVELAF
- a CDS encoding cytochrome d ubiquinol oxidase subunit II, producing the protein MELFGYAPDIWLPFVFAGLMGFSILLYVVLDGYDLGVGILTPLADDDAQKDMMVASIGPFWDANETWLVLAVGLLLVAFPAAHGLILTTLYLPVFILLVGLILRGVSFEFRVKARAKYKGLWNALFFSGSLMATLAQGFMLGLYVMGLDLTWGTFLFATLCALALTVGYAFIGATWLILKGEAELQVNAIRWAKNCIWGLVVGIGAISLASPLVSDRIWEKWFSLPSMLYLSPLPILSLAGLWLLWRSFHHLPGENDRWAWVPFVTALALFTLAFLGLAYSFYPYVVPEQLTIWEAASSPDALAIILIGAAVVMPTIFAYTILAYWIFRGKTKALRYY
- a CDS encoding cytochrome ubiquinol oxidase subunit I — its product is MMDTLILSRIQFAANISFHILFPTITIALGWFLLFFKLRFQWTGDLKWMEAYRFWVKVFALSFAMGVVSGITMSFQFGTNWPGFMEKVGNIAGPLLAYEVMTAFFLEAVFIGIMLFGFSRVPGWLHTLATFLVAFGTTMSTFWIIVLNSWMHTPQGFEMIDGVAHATDWWAIVFNPSMPYRLAHMLLASGLTVAFVIAGVAAFRYIRGDRKETVRIQIRVGITFGALLIPLQIFMGDLHGLNTMEYQPAKVAAMEGNWSDTDGNTPLVLFALPNSETRENDLEIAIPNMASIILTHSADGAIPALDEFVAEDGTILHPPVDKVFWSFRTMVGTGMAMLLISWGSLAFLWRRKPCAETGTDRRFLVRHLPKPLLWALVPMAFSGWVATLAGWYTTEIGRQPWLVNGVMTTAEAVAQVPAGMVLSTLIGYLVIYAALLFAYVGVIAYLAVKAAHDEPLESMTPASGEAVVDAITREDRGMAPAE
- a CDS encoding GbsR/MarR family transcriptional regulator, producing the protein MALTPLQRDFILHFGEMGSRWGIARTVGQIYALLFISETALNAEQITDGLGVSRSNVSMGLKELQSWDLVRLRHVQGDRRDYFTTPDDLWEIVRTLVAQRRKREIDPTLTKLRELEMAGPQGDPYAEARIAELRELIEMMTTFHDEMERLETERLVQLMTMGRRLGGLLERAPNLNPFRRKTA
- a CDS encoding amino acid ABC transporter permease; this encodes MSPRTDPDREFPWWLLAVAVLLGTAYVMVLTDDGTRQVLSTLRRGVWITILVTASGFTAASLVGLGLALMSLSGSVIVRQVARFYVEIVRGIPILVLLLYVAFVLAPGLVALWNWIGLPEARTRDFPLLWRAVLALVIAYSAFIAEVFRAGLQSIDPGQIEAAKALGLKRWHRFRHIVMPQAIRTILPPLGNDFVAMVKDSSLVSVVGVMDIAQLGKLTAAGNFRYFETYNVVALLYLTMTIVLSLGLRRLERRMGDPARRG